One genomic region from Leifsonia sp. Root1293 encodes:
- a CDS encoding ATP-grasp fold amidoligase family protein gives MRPDEIPLRERSRLVRLSRLLGTRSPRTFTDKVRYKMLRDRRPLLVTFADKAAVRDHVASIVGAAYLPRAHAILDDPKDLAAVTLPPAFVIKPTHGSGAVVVVSAQAPSDARLPVAEYSWVYSHVPRPAADREHLVRIGEHWLSQVYGQGPNREWAYGQVRPRLIVEELLTGPDGAIPDDVKLFVFHGRCWFIQVDSGRFSRRTQDFYDRDWTHLALSGGPPWADPPHRRPARLGELIDIAERLGADTDFVRVDLYVTGDRIVFGELTSYPAGGDSPFDPETFNADFGRPWHVPRRYR, from the coding sequence GTGAGGCCTGACGAGATCCCGCTCCGGGAACGGAGCCGGCTGGTGCGATTGTCTCGCCTGCTCGGCACCAGGTCTCCCCGAACCTTCACCGACAAGGTGCGCTACAAGATGCTGCGCGATCGCCGGCCGCTGCTCGTCACCTTCGCCGACAAGGCCGCGGTGCGCGATCATGTCGCATCGATCGTCGGCGCGGCCTACCTCCCGCGCGCCCACGCGATCCTCGACGATCCGAAGGACCTCGCGGCCGTGACGCTGCCACCTGCCTTCGTCATCAAGCCCACGCACGGCAGTGGTGCCGTCGTCGTCGTGTCGGCGCAGGCGCCGAGCGACGCGCGGCTGCCGGTCGCAGAGTACAGCTGGGTCTACTCTCATGTGCCGCGGCCGGCTGCCGACCGAGAGCATCTCGTGCGGATCGGAGAACACTGGCTCTCGCAGGTCTACGGGCAGGGACCGAATCGTGAATGGGCGTACGGTCAGGTGCGACCGCGGCTCATCGTCGAGGAACTGCTCACTGGGCCCGATGGGGCCATCCCCGACGACGTCAAGCTCTTCGTCTTCCATGGCCGGTGCTGGTTCATCCAGGTCGACTCCGGCCGGTTCTCCCGTCGCACCCAGGACTTCTACGACCGGGACTGGACGCACCTGGCACTCAGCGGAGGCCCGCCGTGGGCCGATCCTCCCCATCGCCGCCCGGCGCGGTTGGGGGAACTCATCGACATCGCCGAGCGACTGGGTGCCGACACCGACTTCGTCAGAGTCGATCTGTACGTGACCGGCGACCGGATCGTGTTCGGAGAGCTGACGAGCTACCCGGCAGGCGGCGACAGCCCGTTCGACCCCGAGACGTTCAATGCCGACTTCGGCCGGCCATGGCACGTGCCGCGACGGTACCGGTGA
- a CDS encoding DUF2795 domain-containing protein, with amino-acid sequence MDSSSGNTTQPLSTDERESIAGCLRTVDYPAHRDDILRAATSDGLSANAVEALRALPDGTDQSTFYVLRMLDHVEASLT; translated from the coding sequence ATGGACAGTTCATCGGGGAACACGACACAACCTCTTTCCACAGACGAACGCGAGTCGATAGCCGGATGCCTGCGCACCGTCGACTACCCGGCGCATCGAGACGACATCCTGCGGGCGGCCACGTCTGACGGACTGAGCGCGAACGCCGTGGAGGCACTCCGGGCGCTTCCGGACGGCACGGACCAGAGCACCTTCTACGTGCTGCGGATGCTCGACCATGTCGAGGCCTCGCTCACCTGA
- a CDS encoding DUF7882 family protein yields MGTLTYDVVKQIHFDDRLLAHLQLVIATKLRRGESFNFSWKTDPSEGSGRTTIWLHPAIPLLYEFQGSRQPSINRVWLDELMASADSVTGLQVIPEPREDRPRRQDDEPLRASSLQ; encoded by the coding sequence ATGGGCACCCTGACATACGACGTGGTGAAGCAGATCCACTTCGATGATCGGCTGCTCGCGCACCTGCAGCTGGTCATCGCGACGAAGCTGCGCCGGGGTGAATCCTTCAACTTCTCGTGGAAGACCGATCCGTCGGAAGGCAGCGGTCGTACGACCATCTGGCTGCATCCGGCCATCCCACTGCTGTACGAGTTCCAGGGCAGCCGACAGCCATCCATCAACAGGGTCTGGCTGGATGAACTGATGGCCTCCGCCGACTCGGTCACGGGGCTCCAGGTGATTCCGGAACCGCGGGAAGACCGCCCCCGTCGTCAGGACGATGAACCGCTGCGGGCTAGTTCGCTTCAGTAG
- a CDS encoding CinA family protein: MNSTRCTDVAALIAERATRLGIRIGCAESLTSGSIAQYLGAAPGAADWFAGGIIAYADDVKFRVLKVQPGPVVTARTAAEMAAGAAALLRVHHAIAVTGVGGPGPAEGKPAGTVYVGLATCARSSAIEIQVGGDPEDVVATTTFIALRLLLARLGGAEAAADLHHDETASRPQDEAPVPAPMLSRGQPVG; this comes from the coding sequence ATGAATTCCACACGATGCACTGACGTCGCAGCGTTGATCGCCGAACGTGCGACACGTCTCGGGATCCGCATCGGGTGTGCGGAATCGCTGACATCGGGCTCGATAGCGCAGTACCTCGGTGCCGCACCCGGCGCTGCCGACTGGTTCGCGGGCGGCATCATCGCCTATGCCGACGACGTCAAGTTCAGAGTGCTCAAGGTGCAGCCGGGGCCCGTGGTGACGGCCAGGACCGCTGCTGAGATGGCGGCGGGAGCAGCCGCGCTGCTGCGAGTCCACCACGCCATCGCCGTCACCGGGGTCGGAGGCCCGGGTCCCGCCGAGGGGAAGCCGGCGGGCACCGTCTACGTCGGCCTCGCCACCTGCGCCCGATCCAGTGCGATCGAGATCCAGGTCGGCGGTGACCCGGAGGACGTCGTGGCGACGACGACGTTCATCGCCCTGCGCCTGCTTCTGGCGCGGCTCGGTGGTGCCGAAGCCGCTGCAGACCTGCACCATGACGAGACGGCCAGCCGCCCTCAGGATGAAGCACCCGTTCCCGCTCCCATGCTCAGCCGCGGTCAGCCGGTCGGCTGA
- a CDS encoding CYTH and CHAD domain-containing protein, whose protein sequence is MMTTTDLSSAPELERKYDVSDETQEPGFEGFQSERLETLSLRASYFDTGERALLRHRITLRRRAGGHDDGWHIKTPLRSGRLETRAALSNHPPASLLDRVRAIIRDAELVQIATVSTERSEIRLFLDGTAVAEFSDDRVTASDAASGTLTMWREWEVELLPDAAARADAEDLLDRIEASVISAGAVNSSSRSKLARVVGEAAAVAATKPRTALEVAVGIVHELTAALIDADMALRAGDRSAVHEMRKTLRRLRAVLATTRPVLASAVTDDIRERLSDLAHVLAPVREAQVRREQAARLLADERRADFPAQVRERLEADANGRAADGEDAINARLDSTAYFRLLDDLELLASRPPIARDFARKPRARFEKSARKQLLRVSRRLAALDPDDLASMHRARKAARRFRYAVEALSSPPASVLSKRWRAVGKAAKAIQDAAGEHRDTLLLVDDLTRMARDAATAGENSAFYGMLAEAQSRRAESLVDDVMRAAESFRSAAASL, encoded by the coding sequence ATGATGACGACGACGGACCTGTCCTCCGCTCCGGAGCTCGAGCGCAAGTACGACGTGTCCGACGAGACCCAGGAACCGGGGTTCGAGGGATTCCAGTCGGAACGCCTCGAGACGCTGTCGCTCCGGGCGTCCTACTTCGACACGGGGGAGCGCGCGCTGCTGCGACACCGGATCACCCTGCGACGTCGTGCCGGCGGACACGACGACGGGTGGCACATCAAGACTCCGCTCAGGAGCGGCCGGCTGGAGACGCGTGCAGCGCTGAGCAATCATCCGCCCGCATCCCTGCTCGACCGGGTGCGCGCCATCATCCGGGATGCCGAGCTCGTGCAGATCGCCACCGTCTCCACCGAGAGATCCGAGATCCGCCTGTTCCTCGACGGAACGGCTGTTGCGGAGTTCTCGGATGACAGGGTCACCGCCTCCGATGCGGCGTCCGGCACCCTCACGATGTGGCGCGAGTGGGAGGTCGAACTGCTGCCCGACGCGGCTGCCCGTGCTGACGCCGAAGACCTCCTCGATCGCATCGAGGCCTCCGTCATCTCAGCGGGAGCGGTGAACTCGTCGTCACGGTCGAAGCTGGCCCGCGTCGTAGGCGAGGCAGCAGCCGTGGCCGCGACGAAGCCGCGGACCGCGCTCGAAGTCGCCGTCGGGATCGTGCATGAGCTGACCGCCGCCCTGATCGATGCCGACATGGCGCTTCGCGCGGGGGATCGGTCAGCGGTCCACGAGATGAGGAAGACCCTCCGGCGCCTGCGGGCGGTCCTGGCCACCACGCGACCGGTTCTCGCGTCGGCCGTGACGGACGACATCCGGGAGCGACTCTCCGACCTGGCACATGTGCTCGCTCCCGTCCGCGAGGCTCAGGTTCGTCGCGAGCAGGCGGCCCGTCTTCTCGCCGACGAGCGCCGCGCCGACTTCCCGGCGCAGGTGCGCGAGCGTCTCGAGGCCGACGCGAACGGACGGGCAGCGGACGGAGAGGACGCGATCAACGCGCGTCTCGACTCGACGGCTTACTTCCGGCTGCTCGACGACCTCGAGCTGCTCGCCTCTCGGCCTCCCATCGCACGCGACTTCGCGAGAAAGCCGCGAGCACGCTTCGAGAAGTCGGCCCGCAAGCAGCTGCTGAGGGTGTCGAGGCGACTGGCCGCTCTCGATCCAGACGACCTGGCCAGCATGCATCGAGCGCGCAAGGCTGCTCGTCGGTTCCGCTACGCGGTCGAGGCGCTCTCATCACCTCCGGCATCGGTCCTGAGCAAACGGTGGCGCGCCGTCGGCAAGGCGGCGAAGGCGATCCAGGATGCGGCTGGAGAACACCGCGATACCCTCCTGCTCGTCGACGACCTCACCCGCATGGCGCGCGACGCCGCGACCGCGGGCGAGAACTCCGCTTTCTACGGCATGCTTGCTGAAGCGCAGAGCCGCCGCGCGGAGTCCCTGGTCGACGACGTGATGAGAGCCGCTGAGAGTTTCCGTTCGGCCGCGGCGTCGCTTTAG
- a CDS encoding GAF and ANTAR domain-containing protein, which translates to MAAHSREAELLETFVALADTLVDDFDIFELLHTLVDRCSTLLEASAAGILLTDSGGTLEVVASTSEGSRLVELMQLNVGSGPCMESADTGSRVHVADVAVQAAHWPEFAESAMSQGFSALLAVPLRLRETTIGSLNLFWNEPTTVEAADADIAQALADVATIGILQERAIRERDVARQQLQRALDSRVVIEQAKGVIAYSRSVDMDQAFALLRDRARSERRPIAEVSADVVERRLRF; encoded by the coding sequence ATGGCTGCTCACTCCCGCGAAGCCGAACTGCTGGAGACCTTCGTTGCTCTCGCAGACACTCTGGTGGACGACTTCGACATCTTCGAGCTGCTCCATACCCTCGTCGACCGGTGCTCCACACTCCTCGAGGCCTCGGCGGCGGGAATCCTGCTGACCGACTCCGGAGGAACGCTCGAGGTCGTGGCATCGACCAGCGAGGGGAGCAGGCTCGTCGAGCTCATGCAATTGAACGTCGGCAGTGGCCCGTGCATGGAGAGCGCCGACACCGGAAGCAGAGTGCACGTTGCAGATGTCGCCGTTCAGGCCGCTCACTGGCCGGAGTTCGCGGAGAGCGCGATGTCACAGGGCTTCTCCGCTCTCCTGGCTGTCCCCCTGCGCCTCCGGGAGACGACCATCGGCTCGCTGAACCTGTTCTGGAACGAGCCGACGACCGTCGAGGCCGCCGATGCCGACATCGCCCAGGCCCTGGCCGACGTCGCGACCATCGGGATCCTCCAAGAGCGCGCCATCCGGGAGCGGGATGTCGCCAGGCAACAGCTGCAGCGTGCGCTCGACAGCCGCGTGGTGATCGAGCAGGCCAAAGGCGTGATCGCGTACTCGCGCTCCGTCGACATGGATCAGGCGTTCGCGCTGCTGCGCGACCGCGCTCGGTCGGAACGGCGCCCGATCGCCGAGGTCTCCGCCGACGTGGTGGAGCGCCGACTTCGCTTCTGA
- a CDS encoding GAF and ANTAR domain-containing protein: protein MSSTDAFDRALDELSAASATMTDLCRPFLNALPVRGASIAVLADPFGKETICASDRLAARLDELQIDLGLGPCWDALSTRTPVFTSDIRRVDHRWPVLADAIGDERIGALFALPLYIGSLDIGAVDLYTEEPGTLTESEAKDAVALSTAAARQVLLRALDAAQPGATYDTEPGTHSRRLVHQATGMVIAQLGISATDALLVLRARAYADGRSVREVADDIVDRRLDLSSGADEI, encoded by the coding sequence ATGTCGTCGACCGATGCTTTCGATCGGGCACTGGATGAGTTGTCGGCTGCATCCGCGACGATGACCGACCTGTGCCGCCCGTTCCTGAACGCCCTCCCCGTCCGTGGAGCGTCGATCGCGGTCCTCGCGGACCCGTTCGGCAAGGAGACCATCTGCGCCAGCGATCGTCTGGCGGCACGGCTCGACGAGCTGCAGATCGATCTGGGTCTCGGGCCGTGCTGGGACGCCCTGAGCACCCGGACTCCCGTGTTCACGTCCGATATCCGACGGGTGGACCACCGCTGGCCTGTCCTCGCCGATGCGATCGGAGACGAGCGGATCGGCGCCCTCTTCGCGCTCCCCCTGTACATCGGCTCCCTCGACATCGGTGCGGTGGACCTCTACACGGAGGAACCCGGAACCCTGACCGAGTCGGAGGCGAAGGATGCTGTCGCCCTCTCGACAGCCGCAGCACGACAGGTGCTCCTGCGCGCACTCGACGCCGCTCAGCCCGGGGCCACCTACGACACCGAACCCGGCACGCACTCCCGCCGGCTGGTGCACCAGGCGACCGGAATGGTCATCGCCCAGCTCGGGATCTCAGCCACCGACGCATTGCTCGTGCTCCGGGCGCGGGCGTATGCCGATGGTCGGAGCGTTCGCGAGGTCGCTGACGACATCGTCGACCGACGGCTCGACCTGTCGTCCGGCGCAGACGAGATCTAG